One genomic region from Anabaena sp. PCC 7108 encodes:
- a CDS encoding response regulator, which translates to MIQPLNVLIVEDSEADAMLVIRELHRNGFNPIWERVQTAQELRAALQRCSWDVILSDYRLPGFNASVTLEIVKQSQKDIPFIVVSGTIGELSAVEMMKAGAHDYVMKDNLNRLSEAVRREMRDALVRAERKEAEREREHLLARERHYIKQLHQLYEAEQQARSAAEASREEAQAANRIKDEFLAVLSHELRSPLNPILGWSRLLQTGKLDEVKTKLALATIERNAKLQAELIEDLLDISRILRGKLSLTSNPINLASTIKAAIETVQLATEAKSIRIKTMLDPDLGLVLGDSTRLQQVIWNLLCNSVKFTPPKGRIEVRLEQVDNQAQITISDNGMGISPEFLPHIFDYFRQADSTTTRKFSGLGLGLAIVRHLVNLHGGTIEAESQGEGTGATFTVKFPLMPTVPTVNQDVQLSELSLDLKGFHILVVDDDTDTRNLIVFLLEQVGARAIAFASADEAFTSLTQSPPDILITDIGMPKIDGYMLMRQIRALPPEQGGQIPAIALTAYAGDINHQQAIQAGFQQHIAKPIEPDKLIQAISTLLSQMHCQAHV; encoded by the coding sequence ATGATTCAACCCTTGAACGTGTTGATTGTGGAAGATTCAGAGGCTGATGCTATGTTAGTTATCCGTGAACTACATCGCAATGGTTTCAATCCCATCTGGGAGCGTGTCCAAACAGCTCAAGAGCTACGTGCGGCCCTTCAGAGATGTAGCTGGGATGTGATCCTTTCAGATTACCGATTACCTGGATTCAATGCATCTGTAACTCTGGAAATTGTGAAGCAGAGTCAAAAAGATATTCCTTTCATTGTCGTTTCCGGCACAATTGGCGAATTATCTGCTGTGGAAATGATGAAAGCGGGCGCTCACGACTATGTGATGAAAGACAACTTAAACCGATTGTCAGAGGCAGTGCGTCGAGAAATGCGGGATGCACTGGTGCGGGCAGAGCGGAAAGAAGCCGAACGCGAACGCGAACACTTGCTTGCTCGTGAACGCCACTACATTAAACAATTGCACCAGTTATATGAAGCAGAACAGCAAGCACGGTCGGCGGCAGAAGCGTCCAGAGAAGAAGCCCAAGCTGCCAACCGGATTAAGGATGAATTTTTAGCGGTGCTATCCCATGAATTGCGATCGCCCCTCAATCCCATTTTGGGTTGGTCTAGGTTGCTACAAACTGGCAAGCTAGACGAGGTAAAAACAAAGTTAGCTCTGGCAACTATTGAGCGGAATGCCAAACTGCAAGCTGAATTGATTGAAGATTTGCTGGATATTTCCCGGATTCTACGGGGCAAGCTTAGTCTCACAAGTAACCCGATTAATCTAGCCTCAACTATTAAAGCAGCAATCGAAACTGTGCAACTCGCAACAGAAGCCAAGTCTATTCGGATAAAAACTATGCTAGATCCGGATCTAGGACTTGTTTTAGGTGACTCAACCCGTTTACAGCAAGTGATATGGAATTTGCTCTGCAATAGCGTTAAATTTACACCCCCAAAGGGTCGGATTGAGGTGCGATTGGAACAGGTTGATAATCAAGCTCAAATTACCATTAGCGACAATGGCATGGGTATTTCTCCTGAATTTCTACCTCATATATTTGATTATTTTCGGCAAGCGGATAGCACTACCACCCGTAAGTTTAGTGGATTGGGTTTGGGTCTGGCAATCGTGCGTCATTTAGTGAATCTGCACGGTGGCACTATTGAGGCAGAGAGCCAGGGTGAAGGAACGGGAGCTACATTCACGGTTAAGTTTCCACTGATGCCCACTGTACCAACTGTTAATCAAGATGTTCAATTGTCAGAACTATCTCTTGATTTAAAGGGTTTCCACATTTTAGTGGTTGATGACGACACTGATACACGAAATCTGATTGTTTTTCTTTTGGAACAAGTAGGGGCAAGGGCGATCGCATTTGCCTCCGCTGATGAAGCATTTACGTCCTTAACTCAATCCCCACCGGATATCCTCATTACTGACATCGGGATGCCAAAAATTGATGGATATATGCTAATGCGGCAGATCAGAGCTTTGCCACCAGAGCAAGGTGGACAGATTCCCGCGATCGCTTTGACTGCCTACGCCGGAGATATTAATCACCAACAAGCAATACAAGCAGGCTTTCAACAACATATTGCCAAACCTATTGAACCAGATAAATTAATACAGGCAATCTCTACACTCTTGAGCCAGATGCATTGTCAGGCGCACGTCTAG
- a CDS encoding phosphodiester glycosidase family protein: MNTNKLFLISMPIISASLLLGCQDMVANSAPKTSTNCPGNNSQFSIEFLKTNNQGERYSKGINHVILFNPKSPSLDFKVNLGLAHKIYAKDSRGNFRKEFIPKQFGQLISDENSKLNGKSPIAAINADYIDTVNKPQGLNISRGVEYSGAFKNKRSSFGISGGNPRQRRATIDTGRRAANSLNYNLVGGNGRFYSQGQFKDICKALGEFACKGATNRSMAAITNKGYVILLVNDVKANSSIQTSAINKELLPSQFDDVLSGIARNNCLGRIQEGILFDGGMSPGLFYNNKVYVENFGPIGSAFLIYKK; encoded by the coding sequence ATGAACACAAATAAATTATTTTTGATATCTATGCCAATAATTAGCGCCAGTTTATTATTAGGTTGTCAGGATATGGTGGCTAATTCAGCCCCAAAAACATCTACTAATTGTCCTGGTAATAATTCCCAGTTTAGTATTGAATTTTTGAAGACTAATAATCAAGGTGAAAGATACAGTAAAGGGATCAATCATGTGATTCTTTTTAATCCTAAATCACCTAGTTTAGATTTTAAGGTGAATCTGGGTTTAGCTCATAAAATATATGCTAAAGATAGTAGAGGAAATTTTCGTAAAGAATTCATACCCAAACAGTTTGGTCAATTGATATCAGACGAAAATTCAAAATTAAATGGTAAATCACCAATTGCAGCTATTAATGCTGACTATATAGATACTGTTAATAAACCCCAAGGTTTAAATATTTCTCGTGGGGTAGAGTATTCAGGTGCGTTTAAAAATAAACGTTCTTCCTTTGGGATATCAGGTGGAAACCCAAGGCAACGTAGAGCTACTATTGATACTGGGAGAAGAGCAGCGAATTCTCTTAATTACAATTTAGTAGGTGGTAATGGTAGATTTTATAGTCAAGGTCAGTTTAAAGATATTTGTAAAGCCTTGGGAGAATTTGCTTGTAAAGGTGCAACTAATCGCTCTATGGCTGCAATTACAAATAAAGGTTATGTAATTTTGTTAGTTAATGATGTGAAAGCTAATTCTAGTATTCAAACTTCTGCAATTAATAAAGAATTGCTACCCAGTCAGTTTGATGATGTGTTATCAGGAATTGCTAGAAATAACTGTTTAGGGAGAATTCAAGAAGGGATTTTATTTGATGGGGGAATGTCTCCGGGATTGTTTTATAACAATAAGGTATATGTAGAGAATTTTGGACCCATTGGATCGGCGTTTTTGATTTATAAGAAATGA
- a CDS encoding DUF4912 domain-containing protein codes for MAKERPPLEEMTLRQLRKVASEFSISRYSRMRKSQLLASIQEVQHNKVSLSPSRSLEAQETVEAAKFELGQEDRTGGSLTDVDEVLADLPAGYGDSRIVLLPRDPQWAYTYWDIPNDHKEELRRQGGQTLALRIYDVTDINDIEYQSPHSIQEYPADELAREWYIPIPVSDRDYVIDIGYRTADGRWLVLARSARVHIPPVYPSDWIEDVFITVDFEEDLRGKTKYELVPPAKKIATTAAGANGNPIYDEIFGLAESAEAQRVAGSIFGSMQHVAGSVSPEKSISSYVFPSGVGMWAVPSVSGLTMSGVGMSGVGFSASAVPVRPRKFWLIADAELIVYGATEPDANVTIGGRPIKLNSDGTFRFQMSFQDGLIDYPILAVAADGEQSRSIHMKFERETPSRNTNTKDEAVLEWLS; via the coding sequence ATGGCAAAAGAACGCCCCCCGCTAGAGGAGATGACATTACGGCAACTTCGTAAAGTTGCTAGTGAATTTAGCATTTCTCGCTATAGCCGAATGCGTAAATCTCAATTGCTGGCATCGATTCAGGAAGTCCAGCACAACAAAGTTTCGCTTAGTCCATCTCGTTCACTGGAGGCACAGGAGACCGTGGAAGCAGCAAAGTTTGAATTAGGTCAGGAAGATCGTACTGGTGGCTCTCTAACTGATGTAGATGAGGTGCTTGCCGATTTACCAGCGGGTTATGGTGACAGCCGTATTGTGCTGCTACCACGTGATCCTCAATGGGCTTACACATATTGGGATATTCCCAATGATCATAAAGAGGAACTCCGCCGTCAAGGGGGACAAACCCTAGCATTGCGGATTTATGATGTCACTGACATCAATGACATTGAATACCAAAGTCCTCACAGCATTCAAGAATATCCTGCTGATGAATTAGCAAGAGAGTGGTACATACCCATTCCAGTGAGCGATCGCGATTATGTCATCGATATCGGTTATCGTACCGCAGATGGTCGTTGGTTAGTACTAGCTCGTTCTGCTAGAGTTCATATTCCTCCCGTCTATCCTTCCGACTGGATTGAAGATGTCTTCATCACCGTAGACTTTGAAGAAGACTTACGCGGTAAGACTAAGTATGAACTAGTTCCCCCAGCTAAGAAAATTGCCACTACCGCTGCTGGTGCAAATGGCAACCCCATTTATGACGAAATCTTTGGTTTAGCAGAATCTGCTGAAGCACAACGGGTAGCTGGTTCTATATTTGGTTCCATGCAGCACGTAGCCGGTTCTGTCAGTCCTGAAAAATCTATCAGCTCCTACGTATTCCCATCTGGTGTAGGTATGTGGGCAGTTCCTAGCGTGTCTGGTTTAACCATGTCCGGTGTAGGTATGTCTGGTGTAGGCTTCTCCGCTTCTGCTGTGCCTGTACGTCCTCGCAAGTTCTGGTTAATTGCCGACGCTGAATTGATTGTATATGGTGCAACTGAACCAGATGCGAATGTAACTATTGGTGGTCGTCCAATTAAGCTGAATTCAGATGGTACATTCCGCTTCCAAATGTCCTTCCAAGATGGTTTAATTGATTACCCAATTTTAGCTGTTGCTGCTGATGGTGAACAAAGCCGTTCTATTCACATGAAGTTTGAACGTGAAACACCTTCTCGCAATACCAATACCAAGGATGAAGCTGTTCTGGAATGGCTTTCGTAA
- the rfbB gene encoding dTDP-glucose 4,6-dehydratase, producing MSRRLLVTGGAGFIGANFVHHWCRVYPNDRVVVLDALTYAGNLPNLKLVQEYENFGFVQGDICDGYAGQGQRTLVDKILGAENIDTIAHFAAESHVDRSILAPGAFVQTNVVGTFTLLESFRQHWETKAQPENYLFLHVSTDEVYGSLSPDDPAFSETTAYSPNSPYSASKAGSDHLVRAYYHTYKLPTIITNCSNNYGAFQFPEKLIPLMCINILMGKPLPVYGDGKNVRDWLYVNDHCQALDVVIHQGKPGENYNIGGNNEVENISLVKTLCQIMDELAPDLPVSPAEKLITFVKDRPGHDRRYAINANKLKTELGWSPSVTITEGLRLTVQWYLENSDWWKPLLSEEYQAYYRQNYSQ from the coding sequence ATGAGTCGTCGTTTACTAGTTACTGGGGGTGCGGGGTTTATTGGTGCAAATTTTGTGCATCACTGGTGTCGGGTTTATCCAAATGACCGTGTAGTAGTTTTGGATGCTCTCACCTATGCTGGAAATCTCCCCAATTTGAAGTTAGTTCAGGAATACGAGAATTTTGGCTTTGTCCAGGGAGATATATGCGATGGCTACGCCGGCCAAGGGCAACGCACTCTTGTTGATAAAATATTAGGAGCAGAAAATATTGATACCATAGCTCATTTCGCTGCTGAATCTCATGTAGACCGTTCCATTCTTGCTCCTGGGGCTTTTGTACAAACTAACGTAGTTGGAACCTTTACCCTTCTAGAATCCTTCCGTCAACACTGGGAAACAAAAGCACAGCCAGAAAATTATCTTTTTCTCCATGTTTCTACTGATGAAGTCTATGGTAGTTTATCCCCAGATGATCCGGCTTTCTCGGAAACTACAGCATACAGTCCCAATAGTCCCTATTCAGCCTCAAAAGCTGGAAGTGATCACTTGGTTCGAGCCTATTACCACACTTATAAATTACCGACAATTATCACTAATTGCTCTAATAATTATGGGGCTTTTCAATTTCCAGAAAAGTTAATTCCTTTAATGTGTATCAATATTTTAATGGGTAAGCCATTACCAGTTTACGGAGATGGTAAAAATGTACGAGATTGGCTTTATGTTAATGATCATTGTCAGGCTTTAGATGTGGTAATTCATCAAGGAAAGCCAGGTGAAAATTATAATATTGGCGGTAATAATGAAGTGGAAAATATCAGTCTTGTCAAAACTTTATGTCAAATTATGGACGAGTTAGCACCTGATTTACCAGTGAGTCCGGCTGAAAAGTTGATTACTTTTGTCAAAGATAGACCAGGACATGACCGACGATATGCAATTAACGCCAATAAGTTAAAAACTGAGCTTGGTTGGAGTCCTTCTGTGACAATTACCGAGGGTTTACGTCTCACAGTGCAATGGTATCTGGAGAATAGTGATTGGTGGAAACCACTACTATCTGAGGAATATCAAGCTTATTATCGGCAAAATTACAGTCAGTAG
- a CDS encoding glycosyltransferase, translating into MRKLYFLVPGTDGKFACGGLWAELKTVTLVQQICSADVVTYRQREPGKLFLDDLLKQNNLDHVIFVISWGFDIAKLAPKLQKYNVVYHAHTAGYKFNLPSDIPIVTVSRNTMGYWGQKSPNSLIYYLPNQIADEFTNLHLERDIDILVQTRKSSEYLIKELIPALQQKCKVFVVDSYIEDLPGLFNRAKIYLYDSAEYWAQQGVSEGFGLQPMEALACGCQVFSSVNGGLSDYLDPGFNCYKIAGYSLEYDVQRILKSLTSPITLTLSPEVLSEYRTENILQRLPVILAEINEFFDHKSHNSVKIQNLTRLRLAKLFVGRVYGKLKKKYFSKYL; encoded by the coding sequence ATGAGAAAACTTTACTTTTTAGTACCAGGAACAGATGGAAAGTTTGCCTGTGGTGGTCTTTGGGCGGAGTTAAAAACAGTTACTTTAGTTCAACAGATTTGTAGTGCTGATGTTGTCACTTACCGTCAACGTGAACCAGGTAAACTTTTTCTTGACGATCTGCTCAAGCAGAACAACTTAGATCATGTTATTTTTGTGATTAGTTGGGGATTTGATATCGCTAAACTAGCGCCTAAACTGCAAAAATACAATGTGGTTTATCATGCTCACACTGCTGGTTATAAATTCAATCTACCGTCAGATATTCCCATTGTGACAGTCAGCCGTAACACGATGGGATATTGGGGACAAAAATCACCTAATTCTTTAATTTATTATTTACCTAATCAAATCGCTGATGAATTTACAAATTTGCATCTTGAACGAGATATTGATATTTTAGTTCAAACCCGAAAATCTTCTGAATATTTAATTAAAGAATTAATTCCCGCATTGCAGCAAAAATGTAAAGTCTTTGTCGTTGATTCTTATATCGAAGATTTACCGGGATTATTCAACCGCGCTAAAATTTATCTTTACGACTCTGCCGAATATTGGGCGCAACAAGGCGTGAGTGAAGGTTTTGGCTTACAACCAATGGAAGCTCTCGCTTGTGGTTGTCAAGTTTTTTCTAGTGTCAACGGCGGACTTTCTGATTATTTAGATCCTGGATTTAATTGCTATAAAATAGCTGGCTATTCTCTAGAATATGATGTGCAGAGAATTTTAAAGTCTCTCACATCACCAATCACACTAACTTTATCACCGGAGGTTTTATCAGAGTACCGAACTGAGAATATTTTACAGCGATTGCCAGTGATTTTGGCAGAAATAAATGAGTTCTTTGACCACAAAAGCCATAACTCAGTCAAGATTCAAAATTTAACAAGATTGCGTTTAGCAAAATTATTTGTAGGTAGAGTATATGGTAAACTAAAGAAGAAATATTTTTCTAAGTATTTGTAA
- a CDS encoding DUF6391 domain-containing protein has product MNSSTSFSNGSSPFDFFKFDLIAPSPKQDTELLKQLSFLPGLQEILMLRQVHALEHATVWVLSEIKSACIPARKPTNVQLDNELLGGLSTEHGFYLYGDVNISHLRRAVTLAQHRLTSGEWDLAVHPRCGTNLSVAMLLTAGMAVGVHLLLPFRPIEQLIGLGLAATTASELAPNLGSIAQRYLTTAIPFNLETENITRTRDAWGREAHFVKVNWCE; this is encoded by the coding sequence ATGAATAGTTCTACTTCTTTCTCAAATGGCTCATCTCCCTTTGACTTTTTTAAGTTTGACTTAATCGCACCATCACCCAAACAAGACACTGAATTACTCAAACAGCTATCTTTTCTGCCTGGGTTACAAGAAATTCTCATGCTGCGTCAGGTTCACGCCCTAGAACACGCTACCGTTTGGGTTCTCAGTGAAATCAAAAGCGCTTGTATACCTGCAAGAAAGCCGACAAATGTGCAATTGGATAACGAATTACTGGGCGGCTTGTCTACCGAACATGGATTTTATCTTTATGGTGATGTTAATATCAGTCATCTGCGACGTGCGGTAACATTAGCCCAACATCGCCTCACCAGTGGAGAATGGGATTTAGCTGTTCATCCCCGTTGTGGTACAAATTTATCTGTAGCAATGCTATTGACAGCCGGAATGGCTGTAGGTGTACATTTGTTGCTACCATTTCGACCTATTGAACAACTCATTGGTTTAGGTTTAGCAGCGACAACAGCATCGGAACTAGCCCCCAATTTAGGTTCTATAGCTCAACGTTATTTAACAACAGCTATCCCATTTAATCTAGAGACTGAAAATATTACCCGTACACGGGATGCTTGGGGACGTGAAGCACATTTTGTCAAAGTGAACTGGTGTGAGTAA
- a CDS encoding LuxR C-terminal-related transcriptional regulator, with amino-acid sequence MAASESQTPVSLSDRELQIIDLVATGLTNQEIAAKLEISKRTVDNHISNILTKTKTDNRVALVRWALQWGKVCLNDVNCCILPTAQDETVS; translated from the coding sequence ATGGCTGCTAGTGAGTCTCAGACCCCTGTTAGTCTGTCAGACAGAGAACTGCAAATTATCGACTTAGTGGCCACCGGCTTAACTAACCAAGAGATTGCAGCCAAACTGGAAATCAGCAAACGTACAGTTGATAACCATATCAGCAACATTCTCACCAAAACCAAAACTGATAACCGCGTCGCTTTGGTTCGCTGGGCTTTACAATGGGGCAAAGTTTGCTTAAACGATGTCAATTGCTGTATTCTCCCCACCGCTCAAGATGAAACCGTTAGTTAG
- a CDS encoding carbohydrate kinase yields MSNPRVLCLGEVLFDCLADQMGLKLEEVQSWTPYPGGAPANVACALVKLGTPAGFIGAVGEDEPGNTLVKLLQDVGVDTTGVQLHSTAPTRQVYVTRDLAGDRTFAGFGNYDTSEFADTRLQSTKLLPALFNEADFLVVGTLELAYPESEQAVLRALELAEQYDLKIILDINWRPVFWQDENTAKAKILPLLKRFDFLKLTKEEAEWLFNTTDPGAITYRLNSLEGVLVTDGENGCAYCLGENEGKVPAFSMPVVDTTGAGDSFLAGFIHQLHQSGIQSLRDGETAKRIVTYASAVGALTTIKPGAIASQPTPAEVDAFLASHQL; encoded by the coding sequence ATGAGTAATCCCCGTGTTTTGTGCCTTGGTGAGGTTTTGTTTGATTGTTTAGCTGATCAAATGGGTCTAAAGTTGGAAGAAGTACAGTCTTGGACTCCCTACCCAGGGGGAGCGCCTGCTAATGTGGCTTGTGCTTTAGTGAAGTTGGGAACGCCAGCAGGGTTTATTGGCGCAGTAGGAGAAGATGAACCAGGTAATACACTGGTGAAGCTATTACAAGATGTAGGTGTAGATACCACAGGTGTGCAGCTTCATTCTACAGCACCAACACGACAAGTTTATGTGACTAGGGATTTGGCGGGCGATCGCACTTTTGCCGGTTTTGGTAACTATGATACTTCAGAATTTGCAGATACTCGCTTACAATCTACAAAATTATTACCTGCTCTCTTTAATGAAGCCGACTTTTTAGTAGTAGGAACTTTAGAATTAGCCTATCCTGAAAGTGAGCAAGCTGTTTTGCGAGCCTTAGAATTAGCAGAACAGTATGACCTGAAAATCATTCTAGACATAAATTGGCGACCAGTATTTTGGCAAGACGAAAATACAGCCAAGGCCAAAATTCTCCCATTATTAAAGCGTTTCGATTTTCTCAAACTGACCAAAGAAGAAGCTGAATGGCTATTTAATACTACAGATCCTGGTGCAATTACTTACCGATTGAATTCACTGGAAGGAGTTTTGGTGACAGATGGTGAAAATGGTTGTGCCTATTGTTTAGGTGAGAACGAAGGCAAAGTACCTGCTTTTTCTATGCCTGTGGTTGATACGACTGGTGCGGGAGATAGTTTTTTGGCTGGGTTTATCCACCAATTACATCAATCTGGTATTCAAAGTTTGAGAGATGGAGAAACGGCCAAACGGATTGTTACCTATGCTAGTGCTGTGGGGGCATTAACTACTATTAAACCAGGTGCGATCGCATCCCAACCCACTCCGGCAGAAGTTGATGCTTTTTTAGCTTCCCATCAACTTTAA
- the cobS gene encoding adenosylcobinamide-GDP ribazoletransferase codes for MMKILQWCKQQLLHLIASILFYSAIPLPYIKDLEFNRVACFAPVVGLMIGGSLGLLDMAISYLNMAVLTRSALVVCIWMAITGGLHLDGAMDTADGLAVTDPERRLQVMVDSATGAFGAMAAIAILLLKTTALTDLSENRYLVLIAACGWGRWGQQVAIAFYPYLKPTGKGAFHKQAIRSYQDLLPSWFLLLGLSILVWLINPQNLILAIGMIIIGSVISSLIPAWFNHKLGGHTGDTYGAVVEWTEALFLCVITSFS; via the coding sequence ATGATGAAAATATTACAGTGGTGCAAACAACAACTTCTACATTTAATAGCGAGCATACTATTTTATAGTGCTATTCCTTTACCTTATATCAAGGACTTAGAATTCAATCGAGTAGCCTGTTTTGCTCCAGTTGTCGGGTTGATGATTGGTGGAAGTTTAGGTTTATTGGATATGGCGATTAGTTATCTAAATATGGCAGTATTAACTCGTAGTGCTTTGGTAGTTTGTATTTGGATGGCAATTACGGGAGGACTACATTTAGATGGAGCAATGGATACAGCCGATGGATTAGCGGTGACTGATCCAGAAAGAAGATTACAAGTGATGGTTGATAGTGCTACAGGTGCATTTGGGGCGATGGCAGCGATCGCTATCTTACTACTGAAAACTACTGCCTTGACTGATTTGTCAGAAAACCGCTATTTGGTATTGATTGCGGCTTGTGGGTGGGGACGTTGGGGACAACAAGTGGCGATCGCTTTTTATCCTTATTTAAAACCTACAGGTAAAGGTGCATTTCATAAACAAGCGATTCGTTCTTATCAAGATTTATTACCGAGTTGGTTTTTACTGTTAGGTTTGAGTATTTTAGTTTGGTTAATTAATCCCCAGAATTTAATTTTAGCTATAGGAATGATAATTATTGGCAGTGTGATTTCTAGTTTAATACCAGCTTGGTTTAATCATAAATTAGGTGGACATACAGGAGATACCTATGGTGCAGTTGTTGAATGGACTGAAGCTTTATTTTTGTGTGTAATTACTAGTTTTTCGTGA
- the tgt gene encoding tRNA guanosine(34) transglycosylase Tgt translates to MTNFSFESLATCSHTKARAGVFYTPHGEVETPRFMPVGTLANVKTITPAQLKDTGAQMVLSNTYHLHLQPGEAIVAGGGGLHKFMGWNGPMLTDSGGFQVFSLSEMRKITEEGVTFRSPHDGQMIKLTPERSIEIQNILGADVIMAFDECPPYPATRQEVEAATDRTYRWLERCIVAHKRSDQALFPIVQGGVYLDLRVRAAEALAKLDMPGYAIGGVSVGEPTELMAQIVQTTAPLLPVDKPRYLMGVGTYREMAIAIASGVDLFDCVIPTRWARHGTAIVSGERWNLKNAKFREDFTPLDETCPCYACVNFSRAYISHLVRSQEILAYTLLSIHNITELIRFTQKIRASILSDRFVDDFGHWLTEEGNRELLTENS, encoded by the coding sequence ATGACCAATTTTTCCTTTGAATCTCTAGCTACCTGTAGCCATACCAAAGCCAGAGCCGGAGTATTTTACACTCCTCACGGGGAAGTCGAAACTCCCCGATTTATGCCTGTAGGAACGCTGGCAAATGTCAAAACTATCACCCCTGCTCAACTCAAAGATACAGGGGCGCAAATGGTTTTATCTAATACCTATCATTTGCACCTCCAACCAGGGGAAGCAATTGTTGCTGGAGGTGGTGGACTACATAAGTTCATGGGCTGGAATGGTCCCATGCTCACAGATTCCGGTGGGTTCCAAGTCTTTAGCTTGAGCGAGATGCGAAAAATTACAGAAGAAGGTGTAACTTTTCGCTCACCTCATGACGGGCAGATGATTAAATTAACCCCAGAACGCTCTATTGAAATACAGAATATTTTGGGGGCTGATGTGATCATGGCTTTTGATGAATGTCCTCCCTATCCCGCCACTCGTCAAGAAGTAGAAGCCGCCACAGACCGTACTTATCGCTGGCTAGAACGCTGTATAGTCGCCCACAAACGCAGCGATCAAGCATTGTTTCCCATCGTGCAGGGGGGTGTGTATTTAGATTTGCGCGTCCGGGCTGCGGAAGCTTTAGCAAAACTAGATATGCCCGGATATGCCATTGGTGGGGTGAGTGTGGGCGAACCAACAGAACTAATGGCGCAAATTGTCCAAACTACAGCGCCGTTGTTACCAGTTGATAAGCCGCGTTATTTGATGGGTGTGGGTACTTATCGAGAAATGGCAATTGCGATCGCTAGTGGTGTCGATTTATTCGACTGTGTGATTCCCACCAGATGGGCGCGACATGGAACAGCGATAGTATCGGGTGAACGTTGGAATTTAAAAAATGCCAAGTTTCGGGAAGATTTTACGCCCTTAGATGAAACTTGCCCTTGTTATGCTTGTGTAAATTTTAGTCGTGCATACATATCACATTTAGTGCGATCGCAAGAAATATTAGCCTATACCTTGTTGAGTATTCACAACATCACCGAACTGATTCGCTTTACCCAAAAGATTCGGGCATCAATTTTGAGCGATCGCTTTGTAGACGACTTTGGTCACTGGTTGACAGAAGAAGGTAACAGGGAACTCTTAACAGAGAACTCTTAA
- a CDS encoding photosystem II reaction center protein K produces MEAALLVAKLPEAYQIFDPLVDVLPVIPVFFLLLAFVWQAAVGFR; encoded by the coding sequence ATGGAAGCAGCACTTTTAGTAGCAAAACTGCCTGAAGCTTACCAAATCTTCGACCCCTTGGTAGATGTTCTCCCAGTAATTCCTGTATTCTTCTTGTTGCTCGCTTTTGTTTGGCAAGCAGCCGTAGGTTTCAGGTAA
- a CDS encoding 2Fe-2S iron-sulfur cluster-binding protein produces MGNIKFVKENKEIVAADGANLRIKAIENGIDIYKFLAKVTNCNGNGQCATCVVEVVEGLENLSPRTDVENRKFKKKPDNYRLACQTLVNGPVSVVTKP; encoded by the coding sequence ATGGGAAACATTAAATTTGTTAAAGAAAATAAAGAAATAGTGGCGGCCGATGGTGCTAATCTCCGCATCAAAGCTATAGAAAATGGCATCGATATCTATAAGTTCTTGGCTAAGGTGACGAATTGTAACGGAAATGGTCAGTGTGCTACTTGCGTTGTTGAGGTAGTTGAAGGACTAGAAAACCTCTCACCCCGCACCGATGTAGAAAACCGCAAATTCAAGAAAAAGCCCGATAATTACCGCCTGGCTTGTCAAACCCTAGTTAATGGACCCGTCAGTGTTGTTACCAAGCCTTAA
- the psbM gene encoding photosystem II reaction center protein PsbM, producing MQVNELGFVASILFVLVPAVFLIILYIQTASRQGGKDS from the coding sequence ATGCAAGTTAATGAGTTGGGGTTCGTAGCGAGCATTTTGTTCGTTCTAGTTCCTGCCGTGTTTTTAATCATACTTTACATCCAAACTGCCAGCCGCCAAGGTGGAAAAGATAGTTAA